One window of Verrucomicrobiia bacterium genomic DNA carries:
- a CDS encoding ATP-binding protein, with protein MNANEVVLSEPASPATEFPSNGSVHSPGASDLKASILLVDDRHDKLLAVETILSTLHQNIVTATSGKEALRRLLKEDFAVILLDVSMPGMDGFETAALIRQRPRCEHTPIIFITSIGNTENQISQGYALGAVDYMLTPIVPEVLRTKVSVFVELHKQTQLIKFQAEQLRQFEQYRYQQELAYVADRLEIETRRNRFFTLAQDMLAIGNFDGGLLQVNASWTKTMGYSEEELKGLTGFDVVHPDDREKLTAGLTALKSGTALPTFEGRFRHKNGSYIWLEGTATPFLEEKLIYIFTRDITRRKEAEEKIVHLNRELEHRVAALTEANAELEAFNYSIAHDLRTPLRSMSGFARALLEDETANLTPLGLEYATRVARSAKYMDSLLLDLLAYSRLARAEMVPGPVNLEEPINELLTVLDQEIRERKAKVEVNSPLGEVCAHTPTLKQILSNLIGNSLKFTAQGRPPLLSIFTSKHPGFVRLWVEDNGIGIAPEYHEKIFGLFQRLHDSNNYPGTGIGLALVKKGAERMGGRAGVESELGKGSRFWVDLPAIEPSHDRK; from the coding sequence ATGAATGCAAACGAAGTCGTGCTGAGCGAACCGGCCTCCCCAGCCACCGAGTTTCCCTCCAACGGCTCGGTCCATAGCCCCGGCGCATCGGACCTCAAGGCCAGCATCCTGCTGGTCGATGATCGCCATGATAAGTTGCTGGCCGTCGAAACCATCCTCTCGACTTTGCACCAGAACATCGTCACGGCCACCTCCGGCAAAGAGGCCCTGCGCCGGCTCCTCAAAGAGGATTTTGCGGTTATCCTGCTGGATGTTTCCATGCCCGGCATGGATGGCTTCGAGACCGCCGCCCTCATCCGGCAGCGCCCGCGCTGCGAGCATACCCCTATCATCTTTATCACCTCAATCGGCAATACCGAAAATCAAATCTCCCAGGGCTATGCCCTCGGCGCGGTCGATTACATGCTCACCCCGATCGTTCCCGAGGTCCTGCGCACCAAAGTCTCGGTTTTTGTCGAACTGCACAAGCAAACCCAGCTCATCAAGTTCCAGGCCGAACAGTTGCGCCAGTTCGAGCAGTACCGTTATCAGCAGGAATTGGCTTATGTCGCGGACCGTCTGGAAATCGAGACCCGGCGCAACCGGTTTTTCACGCTGGCCCAGGATATGTTGGCGATTGGCAATTTCGATGGAGGTCTTCTGCAGGTTAATGCGTCCTGGACTAAGACCATGGGCTACTCTGAAGAGGAACTTAAAGGCCTGACCGGATTCGATGTGGTTCACCCCGATGACCGGGAAAAACTAACGGCTGGGCTGACCGCTTTGAAAAGCGGCACAGCCCTGCCTACTTTTGAAGGCCGTTTCCGGCACAAAAACGGGTCCTACATTTGGCTCGAAGGAACCGCCACACCTTTTCTCGAGGAGAAGCTTATCTATATTTTCACCCGGGACATCACTCGCCGCAAGGAAGCCGAAGAGAAGATCGTCCATTTGAACCGCGAACTGGAACACCGGGTGGCGGCGCTCACGGAGGCCAACGCCGAACTTGAGGCCTTCAACTACTCGATAGCGCATGATTTGCGAACCCCGCTTCGGTCAATGAGCGGCTTTGCCAGGGCGCTGCTTGAAGACGAAACCGCCAACCTCACTCCGCTCGGCCTCGAATACGCCACACGCGTCGCCCGGTCGGCCAAGTACATGGACTCTTTGCTGCTCGACCTGCTGGCTTATAGCCGGCTGGCCCGCGCGGAGATGGTTCCGGGGCCGGTCAATCTCGAAGAGCCGATCAACGAGCTCCTGACAGTTCTCGACCAGGAAATTCGCGAGCGCAAAGCCAAGGTCGAGGTCAACTCGCCTCTGGGCGAGGTGTGCGCCCACACCCCCACCCTCAAACAGATTCTCTCAAACCTCATCGGCAATAGCCTCAAGTTCACCGCCCAAGGGCGCCCCCCGCTCTTGAGCATCTTTACCAGCAAACATCCTGGCTTTGTCCGACTCTGGGTCGAAGACAATGGGATTGGGATTGCCCCTGAATATCACGAAAAGATTTTCGGTTTGTTCCAACGCCTGCACGACTCCAATAATTACCCCGGCACCGGCATCGGCCTGGCCCTCGTGAAAAAAGGGGCTGAGCGCATGGGCGGGCGCGCTGGAGTCGAATCCGAGTTGGGCAAGGGCAGCCGCTTCTGGGTGGATTTGCCCGCCATAGAACCCTCCCATGACAGAAAATAG
- a CDS encoding response regulator, translated as MTENRVSENRILHVEDNPDDVLLTAMAFRKAGADAKLEVATDGDKAIAALSNGTPHRLPVCVLLDIKLPSKSGLEVLAWIRGQPRLKRLPVIMLTSSLIPDDIKRAYDLGANSYLLKPSDLDGLISLAKTIDHYWLRTNTPPPPPG; from the coding sequence ATGACAGAAAATAGAGTCTCAGAAAACAGAATCCTTCACGTCGAGGATAACCCGGACGATGTGCTCTTGACGGCGATGGCCTTTCGCAAGGCCGGGGCCGACGCAAAACTTGAGGTGGCCACTGATGGCGATAAAGCCATAGCTGCATTATCCAACGGCACTCCCCACCGCCTTCCGGTGTGCGTTCTGCTCGATATCAAGCTCCCCAGCAAGTCCGGTTTGGAGGTCCTCGCCTGGATACGTGGCCAGCCTCGGCTCAAACGCCTTCCGGTGATCATGCTCACCTCCTCGCTGATCCCGGACGACATCAAACGGGCATACGATCTCGGGGCCAATTCATATCTCCTCAAGCCTTCCGACCTGGATGGCCTCATCAGCCTCGCCAAAACAATCGACCACTACTGGCTCCGCACCAACACACCCCCGCCCCCGCCGGGATGA
- a CDS encoding response regulator gives MRADQGRRNTGAGISDMANGGIVLLAEDNPDDALFIQRAFKKLGIKERLVVVSDGELLKHYLLGQGPYGDREHYPLPKLILLDLGMPRMSGFEVLTWLRQEPALRHLPAVVLTTSTYSPDVRRAYQLGANSFLTKPLELTEFINALRQVADFWLTRCRLPEEGKTRERLKDKVIKLPRRQSKGGGG, from the coding sequence ATGCGCGCAGACCAGGGGCGCCGAAACACTGGGGCGGGCATAAGCGACATGGCAAATGGCGGCATAGTTTTACTGGCAGAAGATAATCCCGATGACGCGCTGTTTATACAGCGGGCGTTCAAGAAACTCGGGATTAAGGAACGCCTGGTCGTTGTCTCGGATGGCGAGTTGCTCAAGCATTACCTGCTCGGGCAAGGGCCCTATGGCGACCGCGAGCATTATCCATTGCCCAAGCTGATCCTGCTGGACCTTGGAATGCCCCGGATGAGCGGATTCGAGGTGCTCACGTGGTTGAGGCAGGAACCGGCTTTGAGGCATTTGCCCGCTGTGGTGCTGACCACTTCCACCTATTCGCCGGATGTGAGGCGGGCATATCAATTAGGAGCGAACTCCTTTCTGACTAAGCCTCTTGAACTGACAGAATTCATTAATGCCCTTCGACAGGTGGCAGATTTCTGGCTGACCCGCTGCCGATTGCCTGAAGAGGGTAAGACAAGGGAACGGCTAAAAGATAAGGTCATCAAGCTGCCCCGCAGACAGAGCAAGGGTGGAGGAGGGTAG
- a CDS encoding methyltransferase domain-containing protein, which produces MPRKISISFVMALRRLWLVPALCLALWPSRAKALDQTYPAVTNRYEFRRAHDPDGIGKFYMGREIAQVMGHQAADWLERPERELQENTSVLIEQLGVKPGQVMADIGAGTGYLSRRLARKTGPSGKVLAEDIQPEMLELLSKNMASRAITNVVPILGTATDPRLPARAVDLVVLVDVYHEFDFPYEMMQAICRSLKPNGRVAFVEYRAEDPAVPIKPLHKMSRAQVKKEMSVLPLRWVRTIEILPWQHILVFQFNGSSSQAKR; this is translated from the coding sequence GTGCCTCGCAAAATCAGCATCAGCTTTGTAATGGCTTTGCGCCGCCTTTGGCTCGTGCCTGCGCTTTGTCTGGCGCTTTGGCCGTCGCGCGCCAAGGCCCTCGATCAAACCTACCCGGCTGTCACTAATCGCTACGAGTTCCGCCGCGCGCACGACCCGGACGGGATTGGGAAGTTCTACATGGGCCGTGAGATAGCGCAAGTGATGGGCCACCAGGCGGCTGATTGGCTGGAGCGTCCGGAGCGCGAGCTGCAAGAGAATACTTCAGTGCTGATCGAACAACTGGGCGTCAAACCTGGGCAAGTGATGGCCGACATCGGGGCGGGCACCGGTTATTTAAGCCGGCGCTTGGCCCGTAAAACAGGTCCTTCCGGAAAAGTACTCGCCGAAGATATTCAACCCGAGATGCTGGAGTTGCTGTCTAAAAACATGGCGTCACGGGCCATCACCAATGTGGTCCCGATCCTGGGAACAGCGACCGACCCGCGGCTGCCGGCCAGGGCGGTGGACCTGGTTGTTCTGGTGGATGTATATCACGAATTCGATTTCCCATATGAAATGATGCAGGCCATTTGCCGGTCTCTAAAGCCCAATGGCCGGGTGGCGTTCGTCGAGTATCGGGCCGAGGACCCGGCTGTGCCAATCAAGCCTCTGCACAAGATGAGCCGGGCCCAGGTTAAAAAAGAGATGTCGGTCTTGCCGCTGCGCTGGGTCCGGACCATCGAGATACTGCCCTGGCAACATATTTTGGTATTTCAGTTCAATGGCAGTTCGAGCCAGGCAAAAAGATGA